In a genomic window of Rhizobium sp. CIAT894:
- a CDS encoding GNAT family N-acetyltransferase yields the protein MTLSPPAPLADHHELAEFSSGVPELDNWLRRRARANQAGGASRTFVVCEGNQVIAYYALASGAVKQPEAPGRFRRNMPDPIPVAVLGRLAIDQSYQGRGIGRALVRDAGLRLLNAAEILGIRGVLVHAISDDARAFYEAVGFLPSPSDPMMLMVGLHDLDSALNS from the coding sequence GTGACCCTCAGCCCGCCGGCACCCCTGGCCGATCATCACGAACTGGCCGAATTCAGTTCCGGCGTGCCTGAACTGGATAATTGGCTGCGTCGCCGTGCCCGCGCCAATCAGGCAGGCGGCGCATCGCGTACCTTTGTCGTGTGCGAGGGAAACCAAGTCATTGCCTATTATGCGCTTGCTTCAGGCGCGGTAAAGCAGCCGGAAGCGCCCGGCCGTTTTCGGCGGAACATGCCTGATCCGATTCCGGTTGCCGTACTTGGCCGCCTCGCTATCGATCAATCTTACCAGGGTCGGGGCATCGGCAGGGCATTGGTGCGCGATGCGGGCCTGCGGCTGCTCAATGCTGCAGAAATCCTCGGCATCCGCGGCGTGCTGGTGCATGCGATTTCCGACGATGCGCGAGCCTTCTACGAAGCGGTCGGCTTTCTGCCCTCGCCATCCGACCCCATGATGCTGATGGTCGGATTGCATGACCTTGATAGCGCGCTGAACTCGTGA